A genome region from Pseudomonadota bacterium includes the following:
- a CDS encoding electron transfer flavoprotein subunit alpha/FixB family protein yields the protein MASKEIWVLAEVRGGAVTRGTLQLLGAARGLAAPGDAIAVLVGGDEGIAAGLADFAPTTLRLDGPGLATYEATRHAAAIARLVEERGAPAAILAPASSKGLELAPRISALIGAGYLGSCVALSLEGGALVARRPVHGGKAYEEIALSAAPALLTARPGGFPMPERLPAAGRIDIVPIALPDRLGFEIVSRKSTAAGRQDVSEAKRVVSGGRGMGDPSKFAMIEELASALDAAVGASRALVDAGVRPHAEQVGKSGKTISPELYVACGISGAIHHTLGMNTSKVVVAINSDPDALIFKSADYGIVGDGAQVVPALAAAVAKVVKKA from the coding sequence CCCGGGAGACGCGATCGCCGTCCTCGTCGGCGGCGACGAGGGGATCGCGGCGGGACTCGCCGACTTCGCGCCGACGACGCTGCGCCTCGACGGCCCGGGGCTCGCCACGTACGAGGCGACCCGGCACGCGGCGGCGATAGCAAGGCTCGTCGAGGAGCGCGGCGCGCCCGCAGCGATCCTCGCGCCCGCCTCGTCGAAGGGGCTCGAGCTCGCGCCGCGGATCTCGGCACTGATCGGGGCCGGCTACCTGGGCTCGTGCGTGGCGCTGTCGCTCGAGGGCGGCGCGCTCGTCGCGCGCAGGCCGGTGCACGGAGGGAAGGCGTACGAGGAGATCGCGTTGTCGGCGGCCCCGGCGCTCCTCACGGCTCGCCCCGGCGGCTTCCCGATGCCCGAGAGGCTCCCGGCAGCGGGGAGGATCGACATCGTGCCGATCGCCCTCCCCGACCGGCTGGGATTCGAGATCGTCTCGCGCAAGTCGACGGCCGCGGGCCGCCAGGACGTCTCCGAGGCCAAGCGCGTGGTGTCCGGCGGGCGCGGCATGGGCGATCCCTCCAAGTTCGCGATGATCGAGGAGCTCGCCTCGGCGCTCGACGCGGCGGTCGGCGCGTCGCGGGCGCTCGTGGACGCAGGCGTCCGCCCGCACGCCGAGCAGGTCGGCAAGAGCGGCAAGACGATCTCGCCGGAGCTGTACGTCGCCTGCGGCATCTCGGGCGCCATCCACCACACGCTCGGCATGAACACCTCGAAGGTGGTCGTCGCCATCAACAGCGACCCCGACGCGCTCATCTTCAAGAGCGCGGACTACGGCATCGTGGGCGACGGCGCGCAGGTGGTCCCGGCGCTCGCGGCGGCGGTCGCGAAGGTCGTGAAGAAGGCTTGA
- a CDS encoding FAD-dependent oxidoreductase, translating into MSDGDELDVIVVGAGPAGLACAWEAASADLQVAVVERGDVAGAKNLSGGRLYLEPLLGLCGPLLDGAPLERPVVSESIVLADDASSVSFRIDDAPGKGLPSSATVLRARLDAFLADRVAEKGAMVLPQQRADELIEEGGRIVGVKIAGDELRGGLVVIAEGALSFLAEKAGLRGARSPEQYAVGVKEVVALDAAAIDQRFNVPKGMGAARLYMGAVTAGVPGGGFLYTNAESVSLGLVFQLPAVRGWRGEDHLWELLERFKARPDVAPLIEGGRTVEYGAHLVPEPDFAKLPKPGGPGMLLAGDAAGLVLNTGATVRGMDFAIASGVLAGRAAAEAKKERLDPAATVARYEAALAGSFVLRELCAHRRAHGVLATPHLYSHYPAAVSALARDFFRVGEDGKTMTVKQATKRLRKDVLGWRGIRDLLRFAKM; encoded by the coding sequence ATGAGCGACGGCGACGAGCTGGACGTCATCGTGGTCGGCGCCGGTCCGGCAGGGCTCGCGTGCGCCTGGGAGGCCGCGTCGGCCGACCTGCAGGTCGCGGTCGTGGAGCGCGGCGACGTCGCCGGGGCCAAGAACCTCTCCGGCGGCCGACTGTACCTCGAGCCGCTCCTCGGGCTGTGCGGCCCGCTCCTCGATGGCGCGCCGCTCGAGCGGCCCGTGGTCTCCGAGTCGATCGTGCTGGCGGATGACGCTTCGAGCGTCTCGTTCCGGATCGACGACGCCCCGGGCAAAGGGCTCCCGAGCTCGGCGACCGTGCTGCGCGCGCGGCTCGACGCGTTCCTGGCCGACCGGGTCGCCGAGAAGGGCGCGATGGTGCTGCCGCAGCAGCGCGCCGACGAGCTCATCGAGGAGGGCGGGCGGATCGTCGGGGTGAAGATCGCCGGGGACGAGCTGCGCGGCGGGCTCGTCGTGATCGCGGAGGGCGCCCTGTCGTTCCTCGCCGAGAAGGCGGGGCTGCGCGGCGCGCGTTCGCCCGAGCAGTACGCCGTGGGCGTCAAGGAGGTCGTCGCGCTCGACGCCGCGGCGATCGATCAGCGGTTCAACGTGCCCAAAGGCATGGGCGCGGCGCGGCTCTACATGGGCGCGGTCACCGCCGGCGTGCCGGGCGGCGGTTTCCTGTACACGAACGCGGAGAGCGTCTCGCTCGGGCTCGTCTTCCAGCTGCCGGCGGTCCGGGGCTGGAGAGGCGAGGACCACCTGTGGGAGCTCCTCGAAAGGTTCAAGGCCCGCCCGGACGTCGCCCCCCTCATCGAGGGCGGCCGCACGGTCGAGTACGGCGCGCACCTCGTGCCGGAGCCCGACTTCGCGAAGCTCCCGAAGCCCGGAGGGCCGGGGATGCTGCTCGCAGGCGACGCGGCGGGCCTCGTCCTGAACACCGGCGCGACCGTGCGCGGGATGGACTTCGCGATCGCCTCCGGGGTGCTCGCAGGCCGCGCGGCGGCCGAGGCGAAGAAGGAGAGGCTCGACCCGGCCGCAACCGTCGCGCGCTACGAAGCCGCGCTCGCGGGGAGCTTCGTCCTGCGGGAGCTGTGCGCGCACCGGCGGGCCCACGGCGTGCTGGCGACGCCGCACCTCTATTCGCACTACCCGGCGGCGGTGAGCGCCCTCGCGCGCGACTTCTTCCGCGTCGGCGAGGACGGGAAGACGATGACCGTGAAGCAGGCGACGAAGCGGCTGCGCAAGGACGTGCTCGGCTGGCGCGGGATCCGGGATCTGCTCCGGTTTGCCAAGATGTAG
- a CDS encoding 4Fe-4S dicluster domain-containing protein: MKIEEKVALLAIKAHEKSHITVDQAACASCDNRICLSVCPAELYTLEPETKQIKIEHAGCLECGTCMIVCPKGSITWAYPEPGFGIRYRFG; this comes from the coding sequence ATGAAGATCGAAGAAAAAGTCGCGCTGCTCGCCATCAAGGCCCACGAGAAGAGCCACATCACCGTGGATCAGGCCGCTTGCGCCTCCTGCGACAATCGCATCTGCCTCTCCGTCTGCCCGGCCGAGCTGTACACGCTCGAGCCCGAGACCAAGCAGATCAAGATCGAGCACGCCGGCTGCCTCGAGTGCGGCACCTGCATGATCGTCTGCCCCAAGGGCTCGATCACGTGGGCCTACCCCGAGCCGGGGTTCGGGATCAGGTACAGGTTCGGGTGA
- a CDS encoding DUF6290 family protein — protein sequence MRVQTIRLSDDLSSKLDKAVSRTRRSRSSLLREALERFLEDAEDLEIALSRLRDPGAEWVSHAQVVRDLDLD from the coding sequence ATGCGGGTGCAGACGATACGGCTCTCCGATGACCTGAGCTCGAAGCTCGACAAGGCGGTTTCTCGGACGCGGCGCTCCCGTAGCTCGCTCCTGCGCGAGGCGCTCGAGAGGTTCCTGGAGGACGCCGAGGATCTGGAGATCGCCCTCTCCCGCCTGCGCGATCCGGGCGCCGAGTGGGTGAGCCACGCGCAGGTCGTCCGTGATCTCGATCTCGATTGA
- a CDS encoding type II toxin-antitoxin system RelE/ParE family toxin — translation MISISIDWERKAVKELAAVPKKEQRRIVDAVALLRRDPLRGKPLSAEWKGLRRLRVGDYRVIYAFDGKKLRVCIVRVGHRRGVYDAG, via the coding sequence GTGATCTCGATCTCGATTGACTGGGAACGGAAGGCGGTGAAGGAGCTCGCCGCCGTGCCGAAGAAGGAGCAGCGTCGCATCGTCGACGCGGTCGCGCTTCTGCGTCGCGATCCGCTCCGGGGCAAGCCGCTCAGCGCCGAGTGGAAGGGCCTGCGCCGCCTGCGCGTCGGCGACTACCGCGTGATCTACGCCTTCGACGGGAAGAAGCTGCGCGTCTGCATCGTCCGCGTGGGTCATCGCCGGGGCGTGTACGACGCGGGGTGA
- a CDS encoding O-acetyl-ADP-ribose deacetylase encodes MDRIEIIRGDITACDVDAIVNAANESLLGGGGVDGAIHRAAGRGLLEECRTLGGCPTGEARITGGYDLEARHVIHTVGPVWHGGGQGEPELLARCYRNSLTLAASNGLRTIAFPSISTGAYGYPIDKACRIALAETLRFLENDATIEKVIFVCFSERDLKEYEKALGDLVR; translated from the coding sequence ATGGACCGCATCGAGATCATTCGGGGCGACATCACGGCGTGCGACGTCGACGCCATCGTCAACGCCGCGAACGAGAGCCTGCTCGGCGGCGGCGGCGTGGACGGCGCGATCCACAGGGCCGCGGGGAGGGGGCTGCTCGAGGAGTGCCGCACGCTCGGCGGCTGCCCCACGGGAGAGGCGCGGATCACGGGCGGGTACGACCTCGAGGCGCGGCACGTCATCCACACGGTCGGGCCAGTGTGGCACGGGGGAGGGCAGGGCGAGCCCGAGCTGCTCGCGCGCTGCTATAGGAACAGTCTCACCCTCGCGGCCTCGAACGGCCTTCGCACGATCGCGTTCCCGTCGATCAGCACCGGCGCCTACGGCTACCCGATCGACAAGGCGTGCCGGATCGCGTTGGCCGAGACGCTGCGCTTCCTCGAGAACGACGCGACGATCGAGAAGGTGATCTTCGTGTGTTTCAGCGAGAGAGATCTGAAGGAGTACGAGAAGGCGCTCGGGGATCTTGTCCGATAG
- a CDS encoding cobalamin B12-binding domain-containing protein: protein MTDKRVRILVAKPGLDGHDRGVKTVCLALRDAGFEVIYTGLHKTPDQIVRAALQEDVDVIGLSILSGAHVPISTEVKQKMRDAGIGDTLLLVGGVIPGRDVPKLEAAGVDGVFPVASPYDAIVAFIKEKLHV, encoded by the coding sequence ATGACCGACAAGAGAGTCCGCATCCTGGTCGCCAAGCCCGGCCTCGACGGGCACGACCGCGGGGTCAAGACCGTCTGCCTCGCCCTGCGCGACGCCGGCTTCGAGGTGATCTACACCGGCCTGCACAAGACCCCGGACCAGATCGTCCGCGCCGCGCTCCAGGAGGACGTCGACGTGATCGGCCTCTCCATCCTCTCCGGCGCGCACGTGCCGATCTCGACCGAGGTCAAACAGAAGATGCGCGACGCCGGCATCGGCGACACGCTGTTGCTCGTCGGCGGCGTGATCCCGGGTCGGGACGTCCCGAAGCTCGAGGCCGCGGGCGTCGACGGCGTCTTCCCGGTCGCGTCCCCTTACGACGCGATCGTCGCGTTCATCAAGGAAAAGCTCCATGTCTGA
- a CDS encoding methylmalonyl-CoA mutase family protein produces the protein MSDKSEPKKPRKEAPPRFLESGIEVKPCYGPEDVAGIDFAREVGKPGEFPFTRGIHPGMYRSRPFTMRQYAGFGAPHEANGRFKYLIEHGQNALNVAFDLPTQNGLDSDDPRAANEVGRVGMAIDTLADMETAFDGIDLSKISVSLTINPVASIMIGMYKVVAEKQGVPNDKIMGTAQNDILKEYVGRGTWIYAVEPSLRLITDTIEYCAKELPRYFPVSVCGYHIRESGATPVQEMAYAFCIAKEYARRAMERGLAPDDFLGRTSFNLDIYGNFFEQIAKFRAGRRLWAKICRDELGAKKPESMMLRGIFGGGGGGLTIEEPENNIVRTAYYALASALSGTQTMALCCYDEAYTIPSERSSLIALRTMQILQEEVGLCDTVDPFGGSYYVEALTSEIERRIVDEMAKVDRMGGIVRCVENGTIQRIVARQAYDEERKIRSGEIPKVGVNRYRTEEKASREVQLHELDPRNREEQIARLGAVKARRDAAEVARCLAKLRDKAAATQENLMPHLMDCIRAYCTVGEMSAVFCEVFGEFQEPIDF, from the coding sequence ATGTCTGACAAGAGCGAACCGAAGAAGCCGAGGAAGGAGGCACCGCCGCGCTTCCTGGAGTCCGGGATCGAGGTCAAGCCCTGCTACGGCCCGGAGGACGTCGCGGGGATCGACTTCGCGCGCGAGGTCGGCAAGCCCGGCGAGTTCCCGTTCACGCGCGGCATCCACCCCGGGATGTACCGCTCGCGCCCGTTCACCATGCGGCAGTACGCCGGCTTCGGCGCGCCGCACGAGGCGAACGGCCGCTTCAAGTACCTCATCGAGCACGGGCAGAACGCGCTCAACGTGGCGTTCGACCTGCCGACGCAGAACGGGCTCGACTCCGACGATCCGCGCGCCGCCAACGAGGTCGGGCGCGTGGGCATGGCGATCGACACGCTCGCCGACATGGAGACCGCGTTCGACGGGATCGACCTGTCGAAGATCTCGGTTTCTCTCACCATCAACCCGGTCGCGTCGATCATGATCGGCATGTACAAGGTGGTGGCCGAGAAGCAGGGCGTGCCGAACGATAAGATCATGGGCACGGCGCAGAACGACATCCTCAAGGAGTACGTCGGCCGCGGCACGTGGATTTACGCGGTCGAGCCGTCGCTGCGCCTGATCACCGACACGATCGAGTACTGCGCGAAGGAGCTGCCGCGCTACTTCCCGGTGTCGGTGTGCGGCTACCACATCCGCGAGTCGGGCGCGACGCCGGTGCAGGAGATGGCCTACGCCTTCTGCATCGCGAAGGAGTACGCGCGGCGGGCCATGGAACGCGGCCTCGCCCCGGACGACTTCCTCGGCCGGACGAGCTTCAACCTGGACATCTACGGCAACTTCTTCGAGCAGATCGCCAAGTTCCGCGCCGGCCGCAGGCTCTGGGCGAAGATCTGCCGCGACGAGCTCGGCGCGAAGAAGCCGGAGTCGATGATGCTCCGCGGGATCTTCGGCGGCGGCGGCGGCGGGCTCACGATCGAGGAGCCGGAGAACAACATCGTCCGCACCGCGTACTACGCGCTCGCCTCGGCGCTCTCCGGCACGCAGACGATGGCGCTGTGCTGCTACGACGAGGCGTACACGATCCCCTCGGAGCGCTCTTCGCTCATCGCGCTGCGCACCATGCAGATCCTCCAGGAGGAGGTCGGCCTCTGCGACACGGTCGATCCGTTCGGCGGCTCCTACTACGTCGAGGCGCTCACGAGCGAGATCGAGCGGCGCATCGTCGACGAGATGGCGAAGGTCGACAGGATGGGCGGCATCGTCCGCTGCGTCGAGAACGGCACCATCCAGCGGATCGTGGCGCGCCAGGCGTACGACGAGGAGCGGAAGATCCGCTCGGGCGAGATCCCGAAGGTCGGGGTCAACAGGTACAGGACCGAGGAGAAGGCGTCGCGCGAGGTCCAGCTGCACGAGCTCGACCCCAGGAACCGCGAGGAGCAGATCGCGCGGCTCGGCGCGGTCAAGGCGCGGCGGGACGCGGCCGAGGTCGCGCGCTGCCTGGCGAAGCTGCGCGACAAGGCGGCGGCCACGCAGGAGAACCTGATGCCGCACCTCATGGACTGCATCCGCGCGTACTGCACGGTGGGCGAGATGAGCGCGGTGTTCTGCGAGGTGTTCGGCGAGTTCCAGGAGCCGATCGACTTCTGA